The following are encoded in a window of Tessaracoccus flavescens genomic DNA:
- a CDS encoding ABC transporter ATP-binding protein: MNTPGIQLTNLTKRYGSLTAVDDLDLEVPAGQILALLGPNGAGKSTTTEMVLGITKPDAGTVRVFGNDPTTAIRRGDSGAMLQNGALLWDTSVGRLIKAMHAVHLRPLPLGEVIDRADIGAILKTNTNRLSGGQAQRVRFALAIMGDPRLLVLDEPTVGLDVDARRHFWSNMGDLAATGRTVVFATHYLDEADEFADRIVVVDNGRLVADGSGAEIKRIVGNKLVSFTGPVRDWTALPGVVSAETLDGKTQLTCSDSDATLRALLTDPSLDVSDIEVSSPSLEDAFLTITKAA; the protein is encoded by the coding sequence ATGAACACGCCAGGCATCCAGCTCACCAACCTCACCAAGCGCTACGGCTCACTGACGGCCGTCGACGATCTCGATCTCGAGGTCCCCGCGGGCCAGATCCTGGCCCTGCTCGGCCCCAACGGCGCCGGGAAGTCGACCACCACCGAAATGGTGCTCGGCATCACGAAGCCCGACGCCGGCACCGTCCGCGTGTTCGGCAACGACCCGACCACGGCCATCCGCCGCGGTGACTCGGGAGCGATGCTGCAGAACGGCGCGCTGCTCTGGGACACCAGCGTCGGCCGCCTGATCAAGGCCATGCACGCCGTCCATCTCCGGCCGCTCCCGCTCGGCGAGGTGATCGACCGGGCCGACATCGGCGCCATCCTGAAGACCAACACCAACAGGCTCTCCGGCGGCCAGGCACAGCGCGTCCGTTTCGCGCTGGCCATCATGGGCGATCCCCGGCTGCTCGTGCTCGACGAGCCAACCGTCGGCCTCGACGTCGACGCTCGTCGCCACTTCTGGTCGAACATGGGCGACCTGGCGGCAACCGGGCGAACCGTCGTGTTCGCCACCCACTACCTGGACGAGGCAGACGAGTTCGCCGACCGGATCGTCGTGGTCGACAACGGTCGCCTCGTGGCCGACGGCTCCGGCGCCGAGATCAAGCGGATCGTCGGCAACAAGCTGGTCAGCTTCACCGGGCCGGTACGCGACTGGACGGCCCTTCCCGGCGTCGTCTCGGCCGAGACCCTCGACGGGAAGACCCAGCTGACCTGCTCCGACTCCGACGCGACACTGCGCGCCCTGCTCACCGACCCCAGTCTCGATGTGTCCGACATCGAGGTCTCCTCCCCCAGCCTCGAGGACGCGTTCCTCACGATCACGAAGGCGGCCTGA
- a CDS encoding ABC transporter permease, with the protein MTTATLTTTTTREATTQRGALTRLWNYFTFSLGSMVRDWSFLAFIIAMPVTMYLFFAGIYGGDMTDHGPEIAAGMMISMATYGGLGAAMNAGATIQAERSSGWFRNLMLTPLTPGEFIAAKVLTAVCAMVPALGAVFVAGIVRGVRMDVATWFAVLGLLLVALLPMVLLGLVIGLWFKQQTASAVTTLTMLALSMIGGLFVPLDLMPQFMQTLGKAVPSYWAGQIGLWPLAGGDFPWEGAMVIGIWAVVLLIIGALGYRRAIRTSRR; encoded by the coding sequence ATGACCACCGCGACCTTGACCACCACGACGACCCGAGAGGCGACCACCCAGCGCGGCGCCCTCACCCGGCTCTGGAACTACTTCACCTTCAGCCTCGGCTCGATGGTGCGGGACTGGAGCTTCCTCGCCTTCATCATCGCCATGCCCGTGACGATGTACCTGTTCTTCGCGGGCATCTACGGCGGAGACATGACCGATCACGGCCCGGAGATCGCCGCAGGGATGATGATCTCGATGGCGACCTACGGCGGCCTCGGCGCTGCGATGAACGCAGGCGCCACCATCCAGGCGGAGCGCTCCTCCGGCTGGTTCCGCAACCTGATGCTCACCCCACTCACGCCGGGCGAGTTCATCGCCGCGAAGGTCCTGACTGCCGTGTGTGCCATGGTGCCTGCGCTCGGCGCCGTCTTCGTCGCGGGAATCGTCCGCGGGGTCCGGATGGACGTCGCCACCTGGTTCGCCGTCCTCGGTCTGCTGCTGGTCGCCCTCCTGCCGATGGTGCTGCTCGGGCTCGTGATCGGGCTCTGGTTCAAGCAGCAGACCGCGAGCGCCGTCACGACGCTGACCATGCTCGCGCTGTCGATGATCGGCGGCCTGTTCGTCCCGCTCGACCTGATGCCCCAGTTCATGCAGACCCTCGGCAAGGCCGTCCCCTCCTACTGGGCGGGTCAGATCGGGCTGTGGCCGCTCGCCGGAGGCGACTTCCCCTGGGAGGGCGCAATGGTGATCGGAATCTGGGCGGTGGTGCTGCTGATCATCGGCGCACTCGGCTACCGTCGAGCCATCCGCACGTCGCGTCGCTGA